Genomic segment of Bos indicus x Bos taurus breed Angus x Brahman F1 hybrid chromosome 27, Bos_hybrid_MaternalHap_v2.0, whole genome shotgun sequence:
tcccacccaggaacaaagattccacatgccacagggtaacTGAGACCTAACACAGCCaggttgacttttaaaaaattaacgaGTCTTTGGAAATATTTCAGTAAAATCAGTGAATCAgctttcaatactttggccaaacaTTCTTCCCTCTTGGGGAACTGTATATGAGGGTGTTTAGGTCCCCAAGCTGACATTTAAGTCACTTAAAACCAAAGCATAAGAGGTAGATCAGACATTGGCTCTTTAGCTCAAACGTGCTACTTAAAGCTTTTGCACCAACTTTAAATTTGGAAAAACATTTTCTTGGGAGTGAGGTGCTTGCTTTTTCTGAACATCTCTAAACATATCagttcctcagttcttttcattaacAATGTGGCAGATGGTAGATGTTCTGGGCACAAAAATCCTTTGGTAGATATTTGTTGGCCTGCCTCATCATGTGATAGTTTATTATAATCATATTGCAAAGGGTAAGGATGGAACACCTAGAGAATAAGTTAGAAAATACATAGGAATTGTCTAGATTCCTCTTTGAGCTATAAAAAATTGATGCTGAGACTTTAGGCTCAAGTTCTAATATCAAGTGTGTTATGACTTCTCAACGTGTATGTACAGAtgctgagtcaaagaagaaaataaacaagctGTACAAAATCCTGGAATGTGGCTATTGCACAGTTATGATGCCCTCTCCACCCCTACCCCCTGTACTGATCCACGTTCTCATTCCTGAAATAGTTTTGTGCCATTCCCACCTATTCTTAGTTTATTCCCATTTTTTGAAACCAGGAAATATATTGACATGTTCAAAActgtaagaattgatgcttttgaactgtgatgctggagtagactcttgagagtcccttggacagcaaggagatcaagccagtcaatcctaaaggaaatcaaccttgaatattcattggaaagattgatgctgaagctgaaattccaatatttttggccacctgatatgaagagctgattcaatggaaaaggccctgatgctgagaaagattgaaggcaggagaagggggtgacagaggatgagatggttggatggcatcactgactcaatggacatgagtttgagcaaactctgggagatagtgaaggacagggaagcctggcgtgctgcagtccatggggtagcaaagagtcagacacaccttaatgactgaacaacaacaaaaatgtcaaaatgatatagaaaaggaaacaggtGAGAAACCTCACTtccgcccctgcccccacccaccactTTCATTTGGTTTCCTTTATCCTTCTGGTGCTACTTTATGcagtctttttaagaatttttaaaattttatattggagtatagccagttaaaaatgtgatagtttcaagtggacagcaaagggtggatcagccattcatatacatgtatccatatTCTCCTCCAAAATCCCCTTCCATTCCTGCGGCCACATAACAGAGcggattccctgtgctataaagtaggtccttgttggttatccgttttaagtACAGCAGTGTACTTAAGTACACTTTAAGTACATGTCCACTCAAAACTACCTATCTCTTCCCCCGACCTTTCCCCTCAGGCAACTCAAAGTTGGTTCTCTGTTTCTATTTGTAAATATGCTcactgtatcatttctttttaggttccGCGTATTCGGGATGTCACTCACaatttctgtttctcttacttcactcagcatgacaatctctaggtctatccatattgctgcaaatggcatttcacTTTTTAAcagccgagtaatattccattgtgtgtgtgtgtgtgtgtgtgtgtgtgtgtacgtgtgtacattatacatcttctttatccattcctcactTTATGCATATTCTTATACCCTCCCACCCCTATTCTTCTTTTATACTAACTACACCCTACTGTCTATAGTGTTCTGTGTTTTGTTCTTTCCCACCTCCTCATGCATGCTGATCCTTGCCTACCAGTTTAAGAGGATTCTCCTCATTCTGTTTTATAGCAAATTGTGTTCCACTGTGTGGATATATCTTTTTTACAGTTGGGTTGCTGCCATTTTGTACCATTaaaacaatgctgcgatgaagAATTGTGTATATACTTTTATACGTGGACAGGTTAGTTTGAATTTCAAGACCTGCGCTTGCTACTTCAAGAGTAAATGATTGGACAGCTATTGCTGGATTCTACCCCCAACATTTTGCACTCTTACCAGCGGGAGAATACATTTCCCCACAGCTCAGCCAACATAGTGTTATCAAACTTGAGGATTTTTGTCACTCTCACAGGCGATGAATGATACCttagtttaatttgcatttctcttattaaGATGATAAATCTCTTCCTCTGAGGTTTAAAGGATAtttggtctttctttttctgtgaactgTCCGTTCACTGCCCTTGGTTCATTTTTCTATCGGGTtcttggtctttttctttttagtcttttttatttAGCAGAGATTAGGAagggctcagggcttccctggtggctcagtggtaaagcatcggcctgccaattcaggagatgcgggtttgatccctgggtcggtggggaagattccccagagaaggaaatggcaatgcactccagtgttcttgcctaggaaatcccactgacagaggagcctggtgggccatcgcccataggattgcaaaacaggtggacatgacttagttactgctgctgctgctaagtcgcttcagtcatgtccgactccgtgcgatcccattgatggcagcccacgaggcccccccccccccccccgcccgccccccgtccctgggattctccaggcaagaacactggagtgggttgccatttccttctccaatgcatgaaagtgaaaagtgaaagtgaagtcgctcagttgtgtctgactcttcgagaccccatggactgcagcctgccaggctcctccgtccatgggatttttccaggcaagagtactggagtggggtgccatcgccttcttagTCACTAAACGACCACAAAGAACGGGCTCAACTGTCAATGTACTACAAAACTACAGCTTTAACAGAGTCTTTCTTAAAAAAGTAATCTGCAGCACACAGgacctagctccccaaccagggactgaacctcagCCTTCTGCACTGCGAGCACGGTCTTGGCCACcacgccaccagggaagttcctgcaaTAGCCTTAAAGGAGTTATTCCTGCTGCCCTCCACTCCTTGGAAATAGGAATCGTTATTCCCAattagaatttcagttttctgaCTTAAAAGTAATGTAGGTTTACTACAGAAATATTAGAAGAAATGCAAACCACTCAGGTTTTCACTTACACTCCTTTGTTAAGTATGTAAAATAAAGAGGGAAATTCTTCCCTTCTTATAACACCTCTCCCAGAGCTGACCATTGGGGAACATCAGTGTTTTATTCCTCCCCCATTAGCCCCGTTAACAATTTATGGGTGGAAATGATTAATTTCAGCGATAGCCTTTATACTCTGCTACTCCCCATTCCTCAaagcaaggaaacaaacaaaaatgtggtCATATTTAGGGGCTGTGGTTTGTGAGAACTTAGTATCCTTCCTGGCATCatgtaattttagaaaatagGGCCTTCTGAGAGGGCCCTAGAGGGAACAGGAAGGCTCCTTTACCCTATTTGGTAATTTACCACCATCTCAAAGTGTTTGATTAAACGGTCCCGCCACATCATCGTTGGTCCTCCCAAATCAAGCTCTTggttaagaatatattttaacttcAATTAGCAGCACATCAGAACAGTAACAGAAACTTGAACGCACtggtcattttaaattaaaatttgtatttggaAATAGAAATGCATAATAACAAACTTTTTACAAAATTGTCACATAGGAACATACCTTCTGATACCATAGCATGCTTCATTTACTCAGAAAAAGTTACAGACACAATCAAAACAAAGAGCTTTCATTTATAAATGTGAGCGCCTTTGTTTAGCACAAGAAAGCTCACGGGAACCAGTGGGTTACAGAGATGCAGAAGGTTCAGCGCCTCCTGAGCAACCAGGCCCAGAGCCTCCCCCGTCTGTGTCCCATCTCTGGCCTTCAGTTTCCCTGGGCACCAAAGGAGGAAAGACTGGATGACTGCTAAAGTCCTGGGCACCCTGGTTCTTTCATTTCAGAGAAAAGTACACGATCATAACTGTATCATTCTTCCTTGATTGTAAACATCAACAGAATAAAAGTTAACATGCGTGAAAATTTTACTGCCAAGAgtgctatgattttttttttccatcttctgcAAAGGATGGATGAGGGTCCAGACCATTAGGCCACACTCACTGCTTATACTGGAAAATGAGGAAATGCTAATGAAATTGCTTTTACGGGCTGACATTCAGGGATGGCAGAAAGGGACGTTCTGGAATGAGTACAGGACTTGTTCTTTGGGAGAACTGTAGCTCCTGGACAAAGTTCAGTGGTCACACTTGGGCACATCCATGCCCACGCACAGCAAAGGTGATTGAGACCTTGTTAACCatgaaggggaaagagaaacCTTAGTGTTTTCCCCAAACACTCAGAGCCTCTTGTAAGCCATATTTAGGTATGTAAGCATTAATTTACACAATTCCTGATAAGCTGAAAACTGTAGACCTCCTCCCCCCAAGCGTCAAGTAAGAAGTAGACTGATATTCAGTGGTAGTGATATCAAGTCTATTTTATAAAATGGGCTATCTGCAGAAAGGCGGATAAGAATTTGCTTTAACATCCAATTAACAGCCAtcatttgaaataaaacaaaaattagaggGCTAGGATTTTTATGATTACTCTTACCCTCTTTGGAAAATTTCCATTTCAGAAGTTTAATTTGATTCACTTTGTTGGAGCTTCTTGCCTTGGGAGCATCTTCCACACACACCCGTAGCTGTGAAGAATCTAGCCCGCATTCTTTTTCCTGAAGCCATAATCTATGGCTCTGACCCCACCACACAGAGGCTGCGCAGTGTCCCTGGTCAGGCTCAAACCATCTTCTAATTACAGAGTGcccaactgactgactgactgtttCTTCCTTATACCTCACTGTATTTAAGTTGTGTTTTAGTGTGTCCCTATAGAATTTCTTCAGTTCACGCTCTTATCAGTGTGATTGAAGTCTGAGGTTTTGACAGAAGAGCCCTTTAGATATTCTGCAGGTATGCGAGGCCCGGCAGCTGGTGGAAGAGTTGCATTTCAGCACCTTATTGTCCTCAACCCGTCTCCCTTTATATTGCTGCATTTACCCTCAAGGGTCAATTTAGTTTTCTCACACCTTCCCAAGTAAaacatttagttctttttcagtgctaaaacatgatttttttaaacaacaaagacATGCTCAGCACAAACATCACAAAACCATGAGCTCAAATAGGTGATGTAAAAATACCATTGTCTTAAGATCAAGGTCTTCAGGTCTTAGACCACATGTATGGACCACCAAGTTCTAGGATACATCATTCCATATCGTCATTGCTGTTGTTTGACAAAAACCATAACATGTTCCCTGATACAGTGGCATACCCACATCACTGAAATACACTACTGCAGTGTTTAACTTTTTCCCTCATTGCTTGCAAATGTGTAGCATAGCATCGGCACTAAATCTTGGTAATTAAGAGAAGTGCTAATTTACAGTCATTTTCTTCTCATAATGATTTCCacaatccatttttatttcatcttcgtTAAACTCAGTCTCAACTACCCAATTGTGTCTGAGGTAGCTGCACAGTAGTCCTACTGCTAGGAAGGCGGCTTGTTTCAAAGTTATCACCCGGGCCATTAGGTTAGATTTAGAGGTAAGAGGAAAATATAGTACCAGTTACATCATTTGCTCACTTGGCATACAAGTTAAAATCAAAAATCATCCATGTCCTCAGTGATTAgaaatacagttcttttgtgaGCATAGACATAATACAAGgaatctgtttctttgcatgaaaAGCAGAATCGGTAGAAAAGGACTCATATTCTATTGCTACCTTTCGGTTAACCCGAGTAAGAATGTGCATGAGCTCGAGCCTGTGAGCGTACTTTTTCAGCATCTCACAAAGAACCTGGATGAACCAGGATCCGTTCTTTGCATTTCGCCAGGAAAAGTAACCTATAGGGCAAAACATAACCAAAATATCACAGATAGTTGATGTCAGCTGATTTAATCAATTGTGACATATTCACGAAGGTAAAAACAACATAAACATGCATAGGTATTATtagccataaaagaaaaatagaccaTAACTTCGGTTccaggggaaaacaaaacaaaaaccaagcagGTGTTGTCTATATACCTCTGCTTTTGACAAGGAAAACAATTGCAGGCTAACTGCACCACTGAGTGAGAATTctacttcctgggcttcccttctaATAGGGAAGAACCGGTTTATAGGcagaaaatgcaaaagcaaagaaataaaaaaggatcaTTGTAAGTAGCGTGGTGTTGCAGTGAGATGATTGGCTCATCCAACAACCTGCTTATGTACGCACATACATTTGAGGGTCTTAAATTTGTCTACGGGGCATCAGAATAGAGTATAATGAACACattatagcatattcaaaagtccAAAAGGGGAAATAGTGTATTTATCATTCTTTTCCCAGATAAACTAGTGGATTCATTGCTGTGTTTTTGGCCACGCTGAGTGGCTTGGGGGACCTAATTCCTGGACCGGGGAGTGGAACCCAGGTCCACAGTAGTGACagcaccaagtcttaaccactggactacagggaagtccctggatccATTGCTTTTAATCTGAACTGGAAAGATGCCTGGAGGTTAAAATAAATCATATCgactatatttaaaaatgtaatactgTTTACACTTGCCCAGTATTTCCTAACCTTCCAAACACACCCTGAGTTAATTGTACGCGTAAACAAGTACATGATcaatatgtattaatttttatgaTGACAAGCACACACGCACGTAACGTGTAATACAACCACAGACAAAGTGGAGGTTGATAACCTAGCCATAAATCATTTTTAACCTTATTTTCTCTCGTTCCACTCTACCCACTCATATGCTATTCACGTTTATCCTTTCAGTTTCCTAGCTCCCAACGAATTCCCGGAAAACACACCTCTCTCCTATTTTAGGAAGTGGGCGAAGCTCTGACTTGGCCTGTATTATAATATGGATTCCATGTGGTATCAAGTTCATGAATGACACTGTGTAAGTGTGCTTTCTTACACGGGCACATTTTCTAGCCAAACTGGGCTAAAGACAACTTTTTGAGACTTCTCTGTGGTTAGGGCACCCTAAAATAGGACACAATGGCTTTTTATGGATATCAAAATCCCTATAGCCTTTGGAACACACTCTTCAGTGTTTAAAATCTGCCTATTTCAGTATTTGTAAGTTTCTTACCAGGTGCTGTAGAATATGCGTACAAGAAGTCTGCCTCAACTGGTATTTTCTGACAGGCCATGTCATCCTCAGCACCACTGTCTGTCTCAATACCACAGTCCAGTTCTGTGCCTCGGCAGGCCTAGAGGTTAGAAAATAAACacctatttaaaaattagaaaaaaagaaaagaaacttttattgggggaaaaaatgtatgtACATGCATAAATGCATAACTTATTCCCAAGAAATGCAAAGGCTCTGTAAAAACTGATGTGAATTATTCAGAACCATTTTGCTAGAagtctaaaaattaaaatttatgctATGTCTCCTAAGTGgtggtttaaataaataaaaaagtagcAATAGTTTAGTAgcttcaaggaagaaaaaaattaaaaatcctttGGATAATCCACAATGAAGTAAATTAATCCCTAAAGAAGCCTCAATAACCAAATCGATCTGTTATCTATTACCTGAATAATGAAAAGTTTGGGTTTTCCAGTCAGACTTCTGCAATAGTCCCCTCTGAAGAAACTTGCTAATTTTTTCAAATTGACGGGTCCGTTGGTTCCAAAAATGATTCCTTCTTCACCATGGCTTAGAAGCACACAAATAAAACTGCTCCTTTTGCTATGGTCTTCTTTAGAAACTGGAAAAACATTTACAGACAAAAAAACCAATGCAATTTTATTCAACAATTTCATATGTACTGTATGGGAGTAAGATGAAGAAATCTGAGAACCGAACAAAGAGATGGTGTAAACCCAGCTTGGGGCAGCGCAACACATCTCAGACTACTCTGGGGAGTCGGTATGAATAACTTGTTTTACTTACATAAAGTGTGCAGAGTAGGACTGTGTACAGTTTAGTTCCACAGTTCTCATGCTTTACTTTCATACAGGTTATAGCTAGACTGTATTTACATTGGACAATGAAGgtcattcttttcattatttcttaccGTTGCTCATTAATTCCAACATTTCTTTACATGTAAGATCATTTTTAATCCTGACTTCGTATTTCAAGTTCATGAATGTTTCCCTGAGGTTTGCTGCATCCACGTCTGTACCAGATCGACAGGCCATGCCTTGAACAGAAAGTTACTTTTaattgcatgaaaaaaaaaagataaactgctTTGAAATGAACTATTCAGGGATCCACACAATCCACAAGAAACTCTTCCTTTCAAATGCTAAGAAAATTCAATATTCTGACAGTGGTGACACTAAGTCTCTTATTTCTTCGCATACAAGACACTTCATGATATAATCTGCTATCTGTGTTACAGTCACAAAGATGTTTTTCACAGCTGCTTAGACAGTGATAAACAAATGACTTAAATGCCTAAAAAGAGAGgtttggttaaataaattacaatTCATTTATAATACGGGATCCTATGTCGCCACTGAAATTTTGTAGACAAAATTTTGCCATAGGAAAATGGTCactgttattaaaataaaaaaaatggtcactgttattaaaataaaaaaaagagtagaaaataaaaggatcctacttttaagaaaaaattatacacacacacataaacattgACAAACATACACATCACCATACACAGACATATGTATCAACACATACCTCACACACTCAGAGGAACTATTTCTTTGATTCTAAGTTTTCAACAATTCTAAGATACATCATTAGTTTCATCATATCTTTTCGAgggaaacaaaaaaacccccacaaaccACTAGGCCACATTAACACTGTTCAAAAGCCTCTAAGCCTTCCGACCACCATGAAACCATGATCACGACTGGCTTCATTTGCAGAGGTGTGGGACCCACAGCACAGAAGAGTCCAGGAGAACTCGAACAAGGCTCTGCAGCTGCTGTGTGGCCTGTACCCAGTAGTCCTGGGCTTTCCTCACCCCTTAAAGTGCCTTCCACATGCATGTATGGACTGACTGAACAATGCCCTCAGACTTAAAAATCTAAAGTGTTAGGCGTAGTAGGGGGAAGGTAcccatgcttttgaactgtggtgttggagaagactcttgagagtcccttggactgcaaggagatccaaccagtccattctgaaggagatcagccctgggatttctttggaaggaatgatgctaaagctgaaactccagtactttggccacctcatgtgaagagttgactcactggaaaatactgatgctgggag
This window contains:
- the CASP3 gene encoding caspase-3, with translation MSMENTENSVDSKSIKTSETKILHGSKSMDSGISLEESYKMDYPEMGLCIIINNKNFHENTGMACRSGTDVDAANLRETFMNLKYEVRIKNDLTCKEMLELMSNVSKEDHSKRSSFICVLLSHGEEGIIFGTNGPVNLKKLASFFRGDYCRSLTGKPKLFIIQACRGTELDCGIETDSGAEDDMACQKIPVEADFLYAYSTAPGYFSWRNAKNGSWFIQVLCEMLKKYAHRLELMHILTRVNRKVAIEYESFSTDSAFHAKKQIPCIMSMLTKELYF